The nucleotide sequence GCCGCAGTCGATCGCGGCCACCCGGTTCTTCACGATCTTCACCCTACGTCGTCGGGGTCGCGGCGACCGGTCGTCGTCGCGGCGGGAGGTCGCCGGGGTCGCGGCGGAAGGGTCGTCGGGGTCGCGGCGGAAGGTCGCTCAGAGCCGGAGCAGCATCCGGACGTTGCCGAGGGTGTTCGGCTTGACCCGTTCCAGCCCGAGGAACTCGGCGACGCCCTCGTCGTACGAGCGGAGCAGTTGCTCGAAGACCGGCTGCGGCACCGGTGCGCCGTCGATCTCCACGAACCCGAAGCTGGCGAAGAACCGGGTCTCGAAGGTGAGCACGAAGACCCGGGCGACGCCCAGTTCCCGGGCGGTGGTCAGCAGTTCCGCCACGATCCGCTGGCCGATCTTCCGCCCCCGGTACGCCGGGTGCACCGCCACGGTCCGGATCTCGGCCAGGTCCTCCCACATCACGTGCAGGGCGCCACAGCCGATCACCGTGCCGTCGTCGGCCGGGTCGGCCGCGACCCAGAACTCCTGGACGTCCTCGTAGAGCGTGACGGTGGCCTTGCTGAGCAGCCGCCGCTCGGGGCTGTAGGTGTCGATCAGGTCGCGGATCCCGCGTACGTCGGCGGTCCGGGCCCGCCGGATCACCAGCTCGGCCGGCACCGGCACCGCGCCGATCCCGCGATCGCCGTCGGTCATCCGGCCGGCTCCGTGGTCGGCGTCGGTCATCCGGCCGGCTCCGCCGAGCGGGCCGAGGGCGCCGGCTCGACGCACGGGCCGCCGGCCCACCACTGTTCGAGCAGCTCCAGCACCTCGTCGCCGAACGGGTTGACCCCGGGACCGGCGGCCAGCGCGTGCCCGAGGTGCACGT is from Micromonospora sp. WMMD1102 and encodes:
- a CDS encoding amino-acid N-acetyltransferase; this translates as MTDGDRGIGAVPVPAELVIRRARTADVRGIRDLIDTYSPERRLLSKATVTLYEDVQEFWVAADPADDGTVIGCGALHVMWEDLAEIRTVAVHPAYRGRKIGQRIVAELLTTARELGVARVFVLTFETRFFASFGFVEIDGAPVPQPVFEQLLRSYDEGVAEFLGLERVKPNTLGNVRMLLRL